The following proteins come from a genomic window of Oncorhynchus mykiss isolate Arlee chromosome 19, USDA_OmykA_1.1, whole genome shotgun sequence:
- the LOC110534596 gene encoding C-type lectin domain family 4 member M-like: MQTMVIDDNTSPNKPSVTFSANFLWWKRPSGVAAVCLGLLCVLLLAGIIGLSVYYGVIDHHYSTERDQQTSYSLLTKEGDLQPTSYNNLTKEGDELQSSYNTLTKERDELQSSYNTLTKERDELQSSYNTLTKERDEIQSSYNTLTKGDLQPDSFNNLTKEGAKLQSSYNALTKERDEVQSSYNTLTKERDELQSSYNTLTKERDELQSSYNNLTKERDEIQSSYNTLTKERDQLQNSLTTRTKDRDQQQNSLKVMTAERDQLKNSLNSRTKERDQLQNNLNTRTTEKNQLQNSLNTRTTERNQLQNSLTTKTKEKDQLQNTLTTITQERDQIQNSLNTRTTERNQLQNSLTTKTKEKDQLQNTLTTITQERDQLQNSLNTKTKERNQLQNSLNTRTTERDQLQNSLNTRTKERDQLQNSLTTRTKDRDKQQNSLKVMTAERDQLKNNLNSQTKERDQLQNSLNTRTTERDQLQNSLNTTTTERDQFKTRLRFYEKPCLDGWWKFGTSCYYVSSTMNTAGGGQRECRTMGGESVIINSREEQMFIHGFKKNVWIGTYKKDRIWQWVDSTPFKPTYWMEGEPNNLNDEAACVEISQTASDPLKSWKDGPCIPKHWVCEKPFTP; the protein is encoded by the exons ATGCAGACCATGGTTATTGATGACAACACGTCTCCCAACAAGCCCAGTGTTACATTTTCAG CTAATTTTCTGTGGTGGAAGAGACCCTCTGGAGttgctgcagtgtgtctggggctgctgtgtgttcttctattggctgggatcataggcctgtctgtctact ATGGAGTCATTGATCATCACTACTCAacagagagagaccaacagaCCAGTTACAGCCTTCTGACTAAAGAAGGAGATCTGCAACCAACCAGTTATAATAACTTGACAAAAGAGGGAGACGAGCTACAGAGCAGTTACAACACCTTAACTAAAGAGAGAGACGAGCTACAGAGCAGTTACAACACCTTAACTAAAGAGAGAGACGAGCTACAGAGCAGTTACAACACCTTAACTAAAGAGAGAGACGAGATACAGAgcagttacaacaccctgactaaaggAGATCTGCAACCAGACAGTTTTAATAACTTGACAAAAGAGGGAGCCAAGCTACAGAGCAGTTACAACGCCTTAACTAAAGAGAGAGACGAGGTACAGAGCAGTTACAACACCTTAACTAAAGAGAGAGACGAGCTACAGAGCAGTTACAACACCTTAACTAAAGAGAGAGACGAGCTACAGAGCAGTTACAACAACTTAACTAAAGAGAGAGACGAGATACAGAgcagttacaacaccctgactaaagagagagaccagctacagaatagTCTCACCACGAGGACCAAAGACAGGGACCAGCAGCAAAATAGTCTTAAAGTTATGACTGCTGAAAGGGATCAATTAAAGAATAGTCTTAACTCACGgacaaaagagagagaccagttgCAGAATAATCTAAATACTAGGACCACAGAGAAAAACCAGCTACAGAATAGTCTAAATACAAGGACCACAGAGAGAAACCAGCTACAGAATAGTCTCACAACCAAAACTAAGGAGAAAGACCAGTTGCAGAATACTCTCACCACAATAACtcaggagagagaccagatacAGAATAGTCTAAATACCAGGACCACAGAGAGAAACCAGCTACAGAATAGTCTCACAACCAAAACTAAGGAGAAAGACCAGTTGCAGAATACTCTCACCACAATAACtcaggagagagaccagctacagaatagTCTAAATACAAAAACTAAGGAGAGAAACCAGCTACAGAATAGCCTAAATACcaggaccacagagagagaccagctacagaatagCCTAAATACCAGGACcaaagagagagatcagctacaaAATAGTCTCACTACAAGGACCAAAGACAGGGACAAGCAACAAAATAGTCTTAAAGTCATGACTGCTGAAAGGGATCAATTAAAAAATAATCTTAACTCACagaccaaagagagagaccagttacagaatAGTCTAAATACCAGGACCActgagagagaccagctacagaatagTCTAAATACCACAACCACTGAGAGAGACCAGTTCAAAACGAGGCTTAGGTTCTATG AGAAACCCTGTCTGGATGGATGGTGGAAGTTTGGCACCAGCTGTTATTATGTCTCCTCCACGATGAACACAGCTGGGGGCGGTCAGAGGGAGTGCAGAACAATGGGAGGAGAGTCGGTTATTATAAACAGCAGAGAAGAACAG ATGTTTATCCATGGATTTAAGAAGAATGTCTGGATTGGTACATATAAAAAAGACAGAATCTGGCAGTGGGTTGACAGCACACCATTTAAACCTAC ATATTGGATGGAAGGGGAACCTAATAACTTGAATGACGAGGCGGCTTGTGTTGAGATCTCACAGACGGCATCAGACCCATTGAAGAGTTGGAAGGATGGACCGTGTATTCCAAAACACTGGGTGTGTGAAAAACCGTTCACACCGTAG